A region from the Mustela erminea isolate mMusErm1 chromosome 10, mMusErm1.Pri, whole genome shotgun sequence genome encodes:
- the FHL3 gene encoding four and a half LIM domains protein 3: MSEAFDCAKCSESLYGRKYIQTDDGPYCVPCYDSTFANTCAECQQLIGHDSRELFYEDRHFHEGCFRCCRCKRSLADEPFTCQDNELLCNDCYCSAFSSQCSACGETVMPGSRKLEYGGQTWHEHCFLCSGCEQPLGSRSFVPDKGAHYCVPCYENKFAPRCARCSKTLTQGGVTYRDQPWHRECLVCTGCQTPLAGQQFTSRDDDPYCVACFGELFAPKCSSCKSPITGLGGGKYVSFEDRHWHHSCFSCARCSTSLVGQGFVPDGDQVLCQGCSQAGP; this comes from the exons ATGAGCGAGGCCTTTGACTGTGCAAAATGCAGTGAGAGCCTGTATGGCCGCAAATACATCCAGACGGACGATGGCCCCTACTGTGTGCCCTGCTATGACAGCACCTTTGCCAACACCTGTGCCGAGTGCCAGCAGCTTATCGGGCACGACTCCAGG GAGCTGTTCTATGAAGACCGCCACTTCCATGAGGGCTGCTTCCGCTGCTGCCGATGTAAGCGCTCCCTGGCCGACGAGCCCTTCACCTGCCAGGACAACGAGCTGCTCTGCAATGATTGCTACTGCAGCGCCTTCTCGTCACAGTGCTCCGCCTGCGGGGAGACCGTCATGCCCG GGTCCCGGAAGCTGGAATATGGAGGCCAGACATGGCACGAGCATTGCTTCCTGTGCAGCGGCTGTGAACAGCCTCTCGGCTCCCGTTCCTTCGTGCCGGACAAGGGTGCTCACTACTGCGTCCCCTGCTATGAGAACAAGTTTGCCCCTCGCTGTGCTCGCTGCAgcaag ACGCTGACGCAAGGCGGCGTGACCTACCGTGACCAGCCCTGGCATCGAGAATGCCTGGTCTGCACGGGATGCCAGACGCCCCTGGCAGGGCAGCAGTTCACCTCCCGGGATGATGATCCCTACTGCGTGGCCTGTTTTGGAGAACTCTTTGCACCCAAGTGCAGCAGCTGCAAAAGCCCCATCACAG GACTCGGCGGAGGCAAGTATGTGTCCTTTGAAGACCGCCACTGGCACCACAGCTGCTTCTCCTGCGCCCGCTGCTCCACCTCCCTGGTGGGCCAAGGCTTTGTGCCGGATGGAGACCAAGTGCTGTGCCAGGGTTGCAGCCAGGCAGGGCCCTGA